From a region of the Phaseolus vulgaris cultivar G19833 chromosome 6, P. vulgaris v2.0, whole genome shotgun sequence genome:
- the LOC137832215 gene encoding peroxisomal membrane protein PMP22 — MGSLVKKGLNNYVKQLQEHPLRTKVITAGVVSAISDVVSQKLSGIQKLQLKRLLLKVLFGAGYIGPFGHFFHLILDKIFKGKRDTKTVAKKVLIEQCTSSPWNNLLFMIYYGLVVEGQPWVNVKAKVRKDYPSVQYTAWTISPVVGWINHKFLPLHFRVVFQSVAAFFWSIYLNLRARSLALTKA, encoded by the exons ATGGGTTCTTTGGTAAAGAAGGGACTCAACAATTACGTCAAACAGCTTCAGGAACACCCTTTGAGAACCAAG GTCATCACTGCAGGTGTAGTATCAGCGATCAGCGATGTTGTGTCTCAGAAACTTTCTGGGATACAGAAACTTCAATTAAAACGTCTTCTTCTCAAAGTG CTTTTTGGAGCCGGTTATATTGGACCCTTTGGACACTTTTTTCATTTAATACTGGACAAAATTTTCAAAGGAAAGAGAGATACAAAAACTGTGGCGAAGAAG gtTCTGATTGAACAGTGTACATCTTCTCCTTGGAACAATTTGCTTTTCATGATTTACTACGGATTAGTTGTTGAAG GCCAACCTTGGGTGAATGTGAAAGCTAAAGTTAGGAAGGATTATCCATCAGTGCAGTACACTGCATGGACG ATCTCGCCAGTTGTGGGGTGGATAAATCACAAATTCTTGCCTCTTCATTTCCGTGTTGTTTTCCAAAGCGTAGCAGCATTTTTCTG GTCAATATACTTAAATCTTCGAGCACGATCTCTGGCATTGACTAAAGCCTGA
- the LOC137833153 gene encoding probable F-box protein At4g22030, translating to MASIQTSSLLSYSSLSSRKIINAAIHVPKLPRVDVSVPKIRTIKKAEEFKPRDKTPLSEKNMQLHDDIDEQQNSSNYHALVQLYAILEAVADRVEMHNNIGQQRDNWNTLLLNSINMITLTATTMAGVAATCGAGAPLLALKLSSALLFSAATGMLLVMNKIQPSQLTEEQRNASRLFRNLQSEIETTIALGNPTEEDVKGAMKRVLALDKAFPLPLLGAMLEKFPQKFEPAVWWPSQLREGKGKSQRMGKMNGWSRELEMEMREVVEVVKRKDSEDYERLGNMALKINKTLAIAGPLLTGIAAAGSALVGNDSWFSLVPLMAGSLAAVVNSFEHGGQVGMVFEMYRASGGFFKMLETSVESTLQEEDLERRENGELFEMKMALKLGRSVSQLRELASKSASYRMEGVFEIDEFASKLF from the coding sequence ATGGCTTCCATACAAACCTCGTCTCTACTTTCTTATTCTTCCTTGTCTTCAAGGAAAATAATAAATGCTGCAATTCACGTCCCAAAACTCCCAAGAGTTGATGTTTCAGTGCCAAAGATACGTACTATAAAGAAGGCTGAGGAATTCAAACCCAGAGACAAAACCCCATTGTCAGAGAAGAATATGCAGCTACACGATGATATTGATGAACAGCAGAATTCTTCAAACTATCATGCCCTTGTCCAACTCTATGCAATCCTGGAAGCTGTGGCTGATAGGGTTGAAATGCACAATAACATTGGCCAGCAACGTGATAACTGGAACACGCTGCTTTTGAACTCCATCAACATGATTACACTCACTGCCACAACCATGGCTGGTGTTGCAGCCACGTGTGGTGCAGGTGCACCACTTTTGGCTTTGAAACTTTCTTCTGCGCTGTTGTTTTCAGCAGCCACTGGGATGCTCCTCGTCATGAACAAGATCCAGCCATCTCAACTCACGGAGGAACAGCGGAATGCTTCTAGATTGTTCAGGAATCTTCAGAGCGAAATCGAAACCACAATTGCACTTGGGAACCCTACCGAGGAAGATGTGAAGGGTGCAATGAAGAGGGTGTTGGCGCTTGACAAGGCTTTTCCACTTCCCTTGTTGGGAGCTATGCTTGAGAAATTCCCTCAGAAGTTTGAGCCTGCTGTGTGGTGGCCTTCCCAACTTCGCGAGGGAAAAGGAAAGTCGCAGAGAATGGGAAAAATGAATGGATGGAGTAGGGAATTAGAAATGGAAATGAGGGAGGTTGTTGAGGTGGTGAAGAGAAAAGACAGTGAGGACTATGAGAGGCTTGGGAACATGGCTTTGAAGATCAACAAGACCTTGGCCATTGCAGGTCCTTTACTCACAGGAATTGCAGCAGCAGGATCTGCACTTGTAGGCAATGATTCTTGGTTCTCATTAGTGCCTCTCATGGCTGGGTCATTGGCTGCAGTAGTTAACAGTTTTGAGCATGGAGGGCAAGTAGGCATGGTTTTTGAAATGTACAGAGCCTCTGGTGGGTTCTTCAAGATGCTGGAAACCTCTGTTGAATCAACTTTGCAAGAGGAAGATTTGGAGAGAAGAGAAAACGGGGAGCTGTTTGAAATGAAGATGGCTTTGAAGTTGGGAAGAAGCGTGTCACAACTGAGGGAACTTGCTTCTAAATCAGCTTCCTATCGCATGGAAGGAGTGTTTGAAATAGACGAATTTGCCAGCAAACTATTCTGA
- the LOC137832214 gene encoding probable F-box protein At4g22030: protein MGTTMLSSKCSSFSYFSTRRIAVTIKVPKIKLNKISTARLPNRSLVVAELDYLNKYISTTTTTRAKEDPYYSKINTNGSTTSGTSTPNSMEVVKLHLIMEIVADRMEMHKNIGAQRDNWNHLLMTSVNMITLSASAMVGLAAVSPGGAPIVALKVSSTILYMAATGLILVMNKIQPSQLAEEQRNAARLFKQLHGELKTRLSLGNPSENDVDEAMEKVFALDGAFPLPLLGSMLEKLPRTVEPAVWWPRQKQRSPGKEQLGGKLKGKNGWDARLEAEMRKIVMILKKKDMAEYLRLGKEVLNLNKVLAVCGPLLSGLAALGSCSLGSVSSSWPVMLGVIGGALASVVNTLEHGGQVGMVFEMYRANCGFFKLMEESIELNITEEDPHKKENGELFEIKVALQLGRSLSELRQFAAAVSSSHEEKDFEEFASKLF, encoded by the coding sequence ATGGGAACCACTATGCTTTCAAGCAAATGTTCTTCTTTCTCATATTTCAGTACAAGAAGAATAGCTGTCACAATTAAAGTGCCGAAGATCAAGCTCAACAAGATCTCCACTGCTAGGCTTCCTAACAGAAGTTTGGTGGTGGCAGAATTGGattatctaaataaatacatttcAACCACCACCACAACTCGTGCAAAAGAGGATCCTTACTACTCCAAAATCAACACTAACGGTTCTACAACATCTGGAACAAGCACACCAAATTCCATGGAGGTGGTCAAGCTTCATTTGATTATGGAGATAGTAGCAGATAGAATGGAGATGCACAAGAATATTGGAGCACAGCGTGACAACTGGAACCACCTTCTAATGACATCTGTTAATATGATCACTCTTTCTGCTTCAGCTATGGTTGGCCTTGCAGCTGTTAGTCCAGGTGGAGCACCAATTGTGGCCTTGAAGGTGTCCTCCACAATTCTTTACATGGCAGCCACAGGGTTAATTTTGGTCATGAACAAAATTCAGCCATCACAGCTTGCAGAGGAGCAGAGAAATGCTGCTAGGCTATTCAAGCAGCTTCATGGAGAACTCAAAACAAGGCTTTCTCTAGGGAATCCTAGTGAGAATGATGTTGATGAAGCAATGGAGAAAGTGTTTGCATTGGACGGGGCCTTCCCTCTTCCACTATTGGGCTCAATGCTTGAAAAACTCCCTCGAACCGTGGAGCCAGCAGTGTGGTGGCCTAGACAGAAGCAAAGGAGTCCAGGAAAAGAACAGTTAGGTGGGAAACTGAAAGGGAAGAATGGATGGGATGCAAGGTTGGAGGCTGAAATGAGAAAGATCGTgatgattttgaaaaagaagGACATGGCAGAGTACTTGAGGTTGGGTAAAGAAGTTTTGAACTTGAACAAGGTATTGGCAGTTTGTGGTCCACTACTATCTGGCCTTGCAGCATTGGGTTCGTGCTCTTTGGGTTCTGTGAGTTCATCTTGGCCTGTGATGCTTGGGGTTATTGGAGGAGCTTTGGCAAGTGTTGTCAACACATTAGAGCATGGGGGGCAAGTAGGGATGGTGTTTGAGATGTATAGGGCAAATTGTGGTTTCTTTAAGCTCATGGAAGAGAGCATTGAACTAAATATTACTGAAGAAGATCctcataaaaaagaaaatgggGAGTTGTTCGAAATCAAAGTAGCTTTACAGCTAGGTAGGAGTCTCTCAGAACTCAGGCAATTTGCTGCTGCAGTTTCATCATCACATGAGGAGAAGGATTTTGAAGAGTTTGCTAGCAAGCTTTTCTAG
- the LOC137832213 gene encoding uncharacterized protein — translation MIHLLFTLIFSEAGMIALLLFKTPLRKLVIMGLDRLKRGRGPLIVKTVAGTILVVLLSSVYSMIKIQKHEIEDGGSVNPTDQVLMAKHLLEATLMGGILFLALMIDRLHHYIRELRIRRKGMEAVKKQTRGSEDGKFTFSEEMKAVEEERARLRAELRRLESELQSKTKDADIAEANVSALRKQSEGFLLEYDRLLEENQNLRSQLQSLDRKLSHSGSKKNM, via the exons ATGATTCACCTTCTGTTCACGTTGATATTTTCGGAGGCTGGGATGATAGCGTTACTGCTGTTCAAGACCCCGTTGAGGAAACTGGTGATAATGGGGTTGGATCGGTTGAAGCGGGGTCGTGGACCCTTGATAGTGAAGACCGTTGCAGGGACCATTCTCGTGGTGCTCTTGTCGAGTGTGTACAGCATGATCAAAATTCAGAAGCATGAGATCGAGGACGGTGGTTCCGTTAATCCCACCGATCAGGTTCTCATGGCCAAGCACCTCCTTGAAGCAACACTCATGG GTGGTATCCTTTTTCTTGCGCTTATGATAGACAGACTACATCATTACATAAGAGAACTGCGGATTCGAAGAAAGGGCATGGAAGCTGTCAAGAAGCAAACCAGAGGGTCTGAAGATGGTAAATTTACCTTTTCAGAAGAAATGAAGGCCGTGGAGGAAGAAAGGGCTAGATTGAGAGCTGAACTTAGGCGCCTAGAATCTGAACTACAGTCAAAAACTAAAGATGCAGATATTGCAGAAGCCAATGTATCTGCTCTAAGAAAACAATCTGAGGGGTTCCTTCTTGAGTATGATCGCTTACTTGAGGAAAACCAGAACCTCCGGAGCCAACTACAGTCCTTGGACAGGAAATTGTCACATTCAGGTTCTAAGAAGAATATGTAA